A genomic window from Desulfitibacter alkalitolerans DSM 16504 includes:
- a CDS encoding putative holin-like toxin has translation MMNTYEALSLMIMFGLFVIAILKFRIKK, from the coding sequence ATGATGAATACATACGAAGCACTATCTTTAATGATAATGTTCGGATTATTCGTTATAGCTATCCTGAAATTCAGGATAAAAAAATAA
- a CDS encoding DNA-processing protein DprA: MWEINTACLKEGGYTLAFLGNGVDICYPKEHQGLMEAIIEKGAVVSQYPPGTPARRANFPMRNYLISAWAHKILVVEASLYSGSLITAQWGMENNRTVLAVPSGIYHSEGKGTNRLIKNGAQIYIEPYQLALDLLDIVEFTEPNDKLRPKHMTFKTHLENSADEIGNSLIEEQILEFLGNMTLNEDQLAQPFQSNLSGFLEALSILELKGKIRRRPGGKISR; the protein is encoded by the coding sequence TTGTGGGAAATCAATACAGCATGTTTGAAGGAAGGTGGGTATACCCTGGCCTTTCTAGGAAATGGAGTGGATATTTGCTATCCAAAGGAGCATCAAGGTCTAATGGAAGCAATAATAGAAAAGGGTGCTGTCGTATCCCAGTATCCACCAGGGACACCTGCCAGGAGAGCCAATTTCCCCATGAGGAACTACTTAATCAGTGCCTGGGCTCACAAAATATTGGTAGTGGAAGCCAGCCTTTATAGCGGCAGTTTAATCACCGCCCAGTGGGGAATGGAAAATAATAGGACAGTTTTGGCAGTCCCCAGTGGAATTTATCATAGTGAAGGTAAGGGCACAAACAGGTTAATCAAAAATGGTGCACAAATATATATAGAGCCATATCAGCTGGCATTGGATCTACTAGATATAGTAGAATTTACCGAGCCAAATGACAAATTGAGACCAAAACACATGACGTTTAAAACCCACCTGGAAAACTCAGCAGATGAAATTGGAAATTCGTTAATAGAAGAGCAAATCCTAGAATTTTTAGGAAACATGACTTTGAATGAAGACCAGCTAGCACAGCCTTTTCAAAGCAATCTATCGGGTTTCCTAGAAGCCTTATCCATACTAGAATTAAAGGGGAAAATAAGGAGACGTCCTGGAGGGAAAATCTCCCGCTAA
- a CDS encoding Rpn family recombination-promoting nuclease/putative transposase encodes MKIQNPHDKFFKDTFSNTSVAKDFMTNYLPQSIMNIIDLYTLEPQKDSFINEELQEAYSDLLFKTTINKREGYIYFLFEHKSYVSKNIAFQLLKYMLEIWEVKVKKENSNELPVVIPLVIYHGKDNWKVKTTLGEMIKGYADLPEEVKKYVPNYEYLLYDISKYTDDEIKGEVQLRILLTIFRDIFKKDNKSISETILRAAESLRELDDKQKGIEYFETFMRYIFNAGQKLTKKDIDDIIKKIETTYPEGSEVVMNLAEQLKQEGREEGREEGKMKGIKEGETRALAKTAVRLLTKKFGALPEEAKSKIEKLDAVTLEIIIDEILEYKSLEDAKKYLQ; translated from the coding sequence ATGAAAATACAAAATCCACATGACAAATTTTTTAAAGACACATTTTCAAACACATCTGTAGCAAAGGACTTCATGACTAACTATTTGCCACAGAGCATTATGAATATTATAGATTTATATACACTAGAGCCACAAAAGGATAGTTTTATTAATGAAGAGCTTCAGGAAGCATACTCTGATCTGCTATTTAAAACCACTATTAATAAAAGGGAAGGGTACATTTACTTCCTTTTTGAACATAAAAGCTACGTTAGCAAAAACATAGCCTTTCAGCTTTTGAAGTATATGCTAGAAATATGGGAAGTGAAAGTAAAAAAAGAGAACTCCAACGAGCTGCCTGTAGTAATTCCACTGGTGATTTATCATGGAAAAGATAACTGGAAAGTTAAAACCACCTTGGGAGAGATGATTAAAGGCTATGCAGACCTTCCGGAAGAAGTGAAAAAGTACGTGCCGAACTATGAATACCTGCTTTATGATATCTCAAAATATACAGATGACGAGATAAAGGGAGAAGTTCAACTTAGGATTCTTCTCACCATTTTCAGAGACATATTCAAGAAAGACAATAAATCAATAAGTGAAACAATTTTAAGAGCGGCGGAGAGTCTTAGAGAATTAGATGATAAGCAAAAAGGAATTGAATATTTTGAGACATTTATGAGATATATTTTTAATGCTGGTCAGAAACTAACAAAAAAAGATATTGATGATATTATTAAAAAGATTGAAACTACCTATCCAGAAGGGAGTGAAGTGGTGATGAATTTAGCTGAGCAATTAAAACAAGAAGGTAGAGAAGAAGGCAGAGAAGAAGGTAAAATGAAAGGTATAAAAGAAGGTGAAACGAGAGCTCTTGCAAAAACTGCCGTGAGATTATTAACTAAGAAGTTTGGGGCACTACCGGAAGAAGCAAAGTCTAAAATTGAGAAGTTGGATGCAGTTACTTTGGAAATTATTATTGATGAAATATTAGAATATAAGAGTTTGGAAGATGCTAAAAAGTACCTGCAGTAA
- a CDS encoding twitching motility protein PilT, with the protein MKLYFDMNVYNRIFDNQTHMRVRFEAMAIDILFELIEKGNYKLVWSFILEYENNRNPFIERKFHIQSISTLCKEIIKPNDEIKLIAKDIVKGSNAKNKDALHLASAVNGNCDYFITCDDKLIKTIDNNWDSLKDTIGNIRLYNPVDFLRKEMDIDVIE; encoded by the coding sequence ATGAAGTTATATTTTGATATGAATGTATATAATAGGATATTTGACAATCAGACACATATGAGGGTACGTTTTGAAGCTATGGCAATTGATATCTTGTTTGAACTTATTGAAAAAGGAAACTATAAACTTGTGTGGTCTTTTATTTTGGAGTATGAGAATAATAGAAATCCTTTTATAGAGAGAAAGTTTCACATTCAATCAATTTCTACTTTATGCAAAGAAATCATAAAACCTAATGATGAAATTAAACTAATAGCCAAAGACATAGTAAAAGGTTCAAATGCTAAAAATAAGGATGCTTTACACCTTGCATCTGCAGTAAATGGTAATTGCGATTATTTTATAACCTGTGATGATAAATTAATAAAAACAATAGATAATAATTGGGATAGCTTGAAGGATACAATTGGAAATATTAGACTATATAATCCTGTAGATTTTCTTAGGAAGGAGATGGATATTGATGTTATCGAATGA
- a CDS encoding type II toxin-antitoxin system RelE family toxin, protein MKIRYTRSAVKIINCLDKDMKIRIKSGIEGLTGNPPKGDIKKIQGTSPSLYRLRVGTFRIVYEYTSINGEVELIIKDIGSRGDIYK, encoded by the coding sequence TTGAAAATAAGGTACACGAGGTCTGCTGTTAAAATTATTAATTGCTTAGATAAGGACATGAAGATTAGGATAAAAAGCGGAATAGAGGGTTTAACTGGAAATCCACCAAAAGGTGATATTAAGAAAATTCAAGGCACAAGCCCCTCACTATATAGATTGAGAGTAGGTACATTTCGTATAGTGTATGAGTATACATCTATTAATGGGGAGGTAGAATTAATAATAAAAGATATAGGTTCACGTGGTGATATTTATAAATGA
- a CDS encoding DUF4160 domain-containing protein: MPTISMFYGIIIRMFCAPEEHNPPHFHAYYGEYKAIIDIKSCEMIEGNLPKKQLKLVLAWAELRQEELLANWTLAMNSELPYKIDPLK, translated from the coding sequence ATGCCAACTATAAGTATGTTTTATGGCATAATTATTAGAATGTTTTGTGCCCCTGAAGAACATAATCCGCCACATTTTCATGCTTATTACGGAGAATATAAGGCGATTATTGATATAAAAAGCTGTGAGATGATAGAAGGAAATCTACCCAAAAAGCAGCTAAAGCTAGTTTTAGCATGGGCTGAATTGAGACAGGAAGAATTATTAGCAAACTGGACATTAGCAATGAATAGCGAACTTCCTTATAAAATTGATCCACTAAAATAA
- a CDS encoding type II toxin-antitoxin system PemK/MazF family toxin: MAYIPEQGDIVFLEFDPQAGHEQRGKRPALVVSNNAYNQFTKIAMVCPITNTNRDFPLHVKLDERIKTTGVIMCEQVKALDIHARNASFYEKAPNDIIEEVIDIIIGFVEAGKPKG, from the coding sequence ATGGCGTATATACCAGAGCAAGGCGATATTGTATTTTTAGAATTTGACCCTCAAGCAGGACATGAACAAAGAGGAAAAAGACCTGCGCTGGTTGTAAGTAATAATGCTTATAATCAGTTTACTAAAATAGCCATGGTATGTCCTATTACTAACACGAATAGAGACTTCCCGCTGCATGTAAAACTAGATGAGAGAATAAAAACAACAGGAGTTATTATGTGTGAACAGGTAAAGGCTTTAGACATACATGCAAGAAACGCATCTTTTTACGAAAAGGCACCAAATGACATCATAGAAGAAGTGATAGACATTATAATTGGGTTTGTGGAGGCTGGAAAGCCCAAGGGCTGA
- a CDS encoding S-layer homology domain-containing protein: MKRSLVVVLTIAILLFAFAGLAVAESRFPDVSGSLANPVERLANLEILQGYPDGTFRPDGSITRAEFAAVAVRALGLDIAAEASKGMTKFSDVSASHWASGFINVATQQGIIVGYPDGTFKPEANVTHAEALAMIVRLLGYENTLVGAWPTNYLVKAAQLGLTRNVSIVANSPATRGQVAIFTNNALDTPMWELSETDRDGRQVFREGGTLLERSLRVIKVTEVEVTGVPYADDSLKANEARFAGDGLATSKFVVRAAGVNANDLVVGASYDVWVRDDNRDGTLQASENTILAIESRSTIVTGFVKEVKDGRIELKDGTRHLLKTRTASAGTNLYFNNSDTAVVVTTSVADNDLDAHFTGTANVGLKNAYIQMIKDTNNRIEVAYVYQNTGYGNVNTSVIVSSMNYSKPEISFNRPGTDVVTRLNLEDKKAYVKLDGKWVDLEKIEKGHVLNIYQNGDAYLIFASSETVEGNLVRSQSGGIGPSPGMGTLVLDKNVPVAHRAGYSKEGGSPSTAANFADFADFAGNNVKVWLNFFGQAVFVDGKRDVSTTDVIAGHWRNVGGFGNEREVRVFTLAGDVVTYKSKNNDAVTKIGALGIPEAPATSTNPPSKRILDLALDSDGKFTAETALQTSRVTNDANFTVIDKDNNRVTLGDTSRRVTADTKFIDARSWDITDWEVYSWTEFRNSTYSGSGTANFKLTSTGVVDYVVITAWAGLNIQASDVQYGIKTANSKAGTKDYITVKVSGQTATYELDSGTIPSNNVPIEFTISSSDKITIRDASARTVTGYVYTIDRNALQLVYTSDIEGEGAQVIVALHEDVQVYKDSDVKDLYDINARDEFENQAGTRVTLLWDTDNLVRVIRIH, encoded by the coding sequence ATGAAGAGATCATTAGTAGTAGTTTTAACCATCGCGATCCTTCTCTTCGCTTTCGCCGGCCTTGCAGTTGCTGAAAGTCGTTTTCCAGATGTATCAGGCAGTTTAGCGAATCCTGTAGAAAGATTAGCAAATCTAGAAATTTTGCAAGGTTATCCTGATGGAACTTTCAGACCCGATGGTTCAATCACTCGTGCTGAGTTTGCTGCAGTAGCAGTTCGTGCACTTGGATTGGATATAGCTGCAGAGGCATCAAAAGGGATGACTAAATTCTCAGATGTATCTGCTAGTCACTGGGCATCTGGTTTTATCAATGTTGCAACACAACAAGGTATCATTGTGGGATATCCCGATGGTACATTTAAGCCTGAAGCTAATGTAACTCACGCCGAAGCTTTAGCAATGATAGTTAGACTGTTAGGCTATGAAAACACTCTAGTTGGAGCATGGCCAACAAATTATCTTGTAAAAGCAGCCCAGTTAGGACTAACTAGAAATGTAAGTATTGTAGCTAATTCACCAGCTACTCGTGGTCAAGTTGCAATATTTACTAACAATGCATTAGATACTCCTATGTGGGAACTATCGGAAACTGATAGAGATGGAAGACAGGTATTTAGAGAGGGAGGTACTCTATTAGAGAGATCCCTAAGAGTTATTAAAGTTACAGAAGTTGAAGTTACAGGTGTTCCATACGCTGACGATAGCTTAAAAGCAAACGAAGCTAGATTTGCTGGTGATGGACTTGCTACTAGCAAATTTGTAGTAAGAGCAGCTGGAGTAAATGCTAATGACTTGGTAGTTGGCGCTAGTTATGACGTTTGGGTTCGTGATGACAATCGTGACGGTACTTTACAAGCATCAGAAAACACAATTCTTGCGATTGAATCAAGAAGTACCATAGTAACTGGTTTTGTTAAGGAAGTAAAGGATGGACGTATTGAGCTTAAAGATGGTACTAGACATTTATTAAAAACTAGAACCGCATCAGCTGGTACTAACCTATACTTCAATAATTCAGATACTGCAGTAGTAGTAACCACTAGTGTTGCTGATAACGATCTTGATGCTCACTTTACTGGAACTGCTAATGTTGGATTAAAGAATGCGTATATCCAAATGATTAAAGATACCAATAACCGTATCGAGGTTGCTTATGTATATCAGAATACTGGATATGGCAACGTAAATACAAGTGTTATTGTAAGCTCAATGAACTACAGCAAGCCTGAAATCAGCTTTAACCGTCCAGGAACTGATGTTGTTACAAGATTGAACCTAGAAGACAAGAAAGCATATGTTAAGTTAGATGGCAAGTGGGTTGATTTAGAAAAGATCGAAAAAGGCCATGTTCTTAATATCTACCAGAATGGTGATGCTTACCTAATCTTTGCTTCTAGTGAAACAGTAGAAGGCAATCTAGTTAGATCACAGTCAGGTGGAATAGGTCCTAGCCCTGGTATGGGAACCCTTGTTTTAGACAAGAATGTTCCAGTGGCTCATAGAGCTGGATATTCAAAAGAAGGTGGATCACCAAGTACAGCTGCTAACTTTGCAGATTTTGCTGACTTCGCTGGCAATAATGTAAAGGTTTGGCTGAACTTCTTTGGTCAAGCAGTATTTGTAGATGGTAAAAGAGATGTTTCCACAACTGACGTAATTGCTGGACATTGGAGAAATGTAGGCGGTTTTGGTAACGAACGTGAAGTTAGAGTATTTACTCTAGCTGGAGATGTGGTTACTTATAAATCCAAGAATAATGATGCTGTAACTAAGATTGGTGCGTTAGGTATTCCAGAGGCTCCTGCTACTTCAACGAATCCACCATCTAAGCGTATCCTTGATTTAGCTCTAGATAGTGATGGTAAATTTACTGCTGAAACAGCTTTGCAAACTTCAAGAGTAACCAATGATGCTAATTTCACCGTAATTGACAAGGATAATAATCGTGTGACTCTTGGTGATACTTCACGCCGTGTGACTGCAGATACTAAGTTTATCGACGCTAGAAGCTGGGACATTACAGATTGGGAAGTTTACAGCTGGACTGAGTTTAGAAATTCAACTTATTCAGGATCCGGAACTGCTAACTTCAAGCTTACCTCTACAGGTGTTGTTGACTATGTAGTAATTACTGCTTGGGCAGGATTAAATATCCAAGCAAGTGATGTACAGTATGGTATTAAGACTGCTAACTCAAAGGCTGGTACTAAAGACTATATTACTGTAAAAGTATCTGGTCAAACAGCAACATATGAGCTTGATAGTGGAACCATACCAAGTAACAATGTACCTATCGAGTTTACTATTTCATCAAGTGATAAGATAACTATAAGAGACGCATCAGCAAGAACAGTAACTGGTTATGTATATACAATAGACAGAAATGCGTTACAGCTTGTATACACATCAGATATAGAAGGTGAAGGTGCTCAAGTTATAGTTGCTTTACATGAAGATGTTCAGGTTTATAAGGATAGCGACGTAAAAGATCTATACGACATTAATGCAAGAGATGAATTTGAAAACCAGGCGGGAACAAGAGTAACCTTGTTATGGGATACTGACAACCTAGTCAGGGTAATAAGGATACACTAA
- a CDS encoding HEPN domain-containing protein has translation MNSREKYEYWLEVARYDLESAKVMMNGGRYMYVAFMSQQAIEKLAKGIYTLYTDNEAPMIHNIWNIFKQLKREVNLEEWLDVAEFEGNLDKYKSFFAELLAYYISGRYPSFKEKIANSIDPNRAERVMDTTQEVFVWIESLSQYKE, from the coding sequence TTGAATAGTAGAGAGAAGTATGAATACTGGTTAGAAGTAGCTCGATACGATTTAGAATCAGCAAAAGTAATGATGAACGGTGGAAGATATATGTATGTTGCTTTTATGAGCCAACAAGCAATAGAGAAGCTTGCTAAAGGAATTTATACTCTTTATACGGATAATGAAGCACCAATGATTCATAACATTTGGAATATATTTAAGCAATTAAAGAGAGAAGTTAACCTTGAAGAATGGTTAGATGTTGCAGAGTTTGAAGGAAATTTAGACAAATATAAAAGCTTTTTTGCAGAATTATTGGCATACTATATATCTGGTAGATATCCTTCATTTAAAGAAAAGATTGCTAATAGCATTGATCCAAATAGAGCTGAAAGAGTAATGGACACTACACAGGAGGTGTTTGTATGGATAGAATCCCTGAGTCAATACAAAGAATAA
- a CDS encoding nucleotidyltransferase domain-containing protein, with protein MKPKKSKNLHAIASKYNIGLIYIFGSQVQTAKDLLDGIKKNPADRLTDIDIGLVFLKELPGPKERIKLYSSIYNELEDLITPFPLDLVFLQETHSVFQARAICGECIYCVSKEYKEEYEDSILRRAADFRPFLELYLDELLEEVGVDAYR; from the coding sequence TTGAAACCTAAAAAAAGTAAGAATTTACATGCTATAGCCAGCAAATATAATATTGGTCTAATATATATTTTTGGTTCCCAGGTCCAAACTGCCAAAGATTTGCTTGACGGAATTAAGAAAAACCCTGCAGACAGGCTAACTGACATAGACATTGGGTTGGTGTTTTTAAAGGAACTTCCTGGACCTAAAGAACGAATCAAGTTATACAGTTCAATTTACAACGAGCTTGAGGATTTAATTACCCCCTTCCCATTAGACCTGGTTTTTTTGCAGGAAACCCACTCAGTATTTCAAGCTAGAGCCATTTGTGGAGAGTGTATTTATTGTGTTTCTAAAGAGTATAAAGAAGAGTATGAAGATAGTATTCTTCGGCGGGCTGCTGATTTCAGGCCGTTTTTAGAGTTATATCTTGACGAATTGTTAGAGGAGGTAGGGGTAGATGCCTATAGATAG
- a CDS encoding WecB/TagA/CpsF family glycosyltransferase has product MKVDILGCNVDRIGMNETLQKIEEFIQSGKPHHIITLNAEIIYKAQSDSRLKEIINEADLVTPDGSGVVWASRYLNAPVPERVTGIDLTLRLAELAPKKGWTFYFYGGAPAVAEAAAENLQKKHKGLQVAGTCHGYISETEKQNLLANIRKKKPDILLVALGAPRQEFWIRDHQKNLQVPVCIGVGGSLDVISGRAKRAPVFFQKAGLEWLYRLMKEPHRIGRMTALPKFSLLVRLKGRRQ; this is encoded by the coding sequence ATGAAAGTAGACATTCTAGGCTGCAATGTGGATAGAATCGGCATGAATGAAACCCTGCAAAAAATCGAAGAATTCATCCAATCGGGAAAGCCCCATCATATAATCACTTTAAACGCCGAAATCATCTACAAGGCACAAAGTGACTCCAGATTAAAGGAAATTATCAATGAGGCAGATCTAGTTACACCTGACGGTTCAGGGGTGGTCTGGGCTTCCAGGTACTTAAATGCCCCAGTACCAGAGAGGGTAACAGGCATAGACCTCACACTGAGGCTGGCAGAGCTGGCACCAAAGAAGGGCTGGACCTTCTATTTTTATGGAGGCGCCCCTGCAGTTGCGGAAGCTGCTGCAGAGAATCTCCAGAAAAAGCATAAGGGACTGCAGGTAGCAGGCACATGCCATGGTTACATATCTGAAACTGAAAAGCAAAACCTCCTTGCAAACATAAGGAAAAAGAAACCAGACATTCTTCTGGTAGCCCTGGGAGCACCTAGGCAGGAATTTTGGATAAGGGACCACCAAAAAAACCTGCAGGTCCCCGTATGTATAGGAGTAGGAGGCAGCCTTGATGTCATATCAGGCAGGGCCAAAAGAGCCCCAGTGTTCTTCCAAAAGGCAGGCCTGGAGTGGCTCTACCGCCTCATGAAGGAACCCCACAGGATAGGCCGCATGACAGCCCTGCCCAAGTTCTCCCTCCTGGTGAGATTAAAAGGCAGAAGACAGTAG
- a CDS encoding transposase, translated as MPRKPRVWYPGAIYHIMCRGNHRHEIYRDEEDRQVYITILLEAKENYQFRLLSYCQMTNHVHLQIETSTVEISQIMKRINMMYTLYFNKKYNFVGHLFQGRYRSELIETDPYNLETSRYIHLNPVRAGMVQAPQDYKWSSYQNYLTNKEDNLVCVQKILGYFKDSNPLLYKKYVEQSFLEV; from the coding sequence ATGCCTAGGAAACCCCGTGTATGGTACCCTGGAGCAATATATCATATCATGTGCAGAGGAAACCATAGACATGAAATTTATAGGGATGAAGAAGATCGACAAGTGTATATAACAATTCTCCTTGAGGCTAAAGAAAACTATCAATTCAGACTATTATCGTACTGTCAAATGACCAATCATGTCCACCTGCAAATTGAAACTAGTACCGTCGAAATAAGCCAGATCATGAAACGAATAAATATGATGTATACACTCTATTTCAATAAGAAGTACAATTTTGTAGGCCATTTATTCCAAGGAAGGTATAGATCAGAACTCATTGAAACAGACCCATATAATTTGGAGACAAGCAGGTATATTCATTTGAATCCAGTTCGGGCAGGCATGGTTCAAGCTCCTCAAGATTACAAGTGGAGCAGCTACCAAAACTATTTAACAAATAAAGAAGATAACTTGGTTTGCGTTCAAAAGATCTTAGGATATTTTAAAGACAGCAACCCTCTTTTATATAAAAAATATGTGGAGCAAAGTTTTTTGGAGGTATAA
- a CDS encoding nucleotidyltransferase family protein translates to MDRIPESIQRIIEDYILKLSKEIPIKKVVLFGSYAKGTIHKYSDVDIAVFSDYFKEISRVDGIHLLLLSAMDYDIDIEPQPFTMDEYKEPVGLVEEILSTGIEIQIPHAS, encoded by the coding sequence ATGGATAGAATCCCTGAGTCAATACAAAGAATAATCGAAGATTATATTTTGAAATTAAGCAAAGAGATCCCTATTAAAAAAGTAGTTTTATTTGGGTCTTATGCTAAAGGAACTATTCATAAATATAGCGATGTTGATATAGCAGTTTTCTCAGATTATTTTAAGGAGATAAGCAGAGTTGATGGAATTCATTTGTTACTATTAAGTGCAATGGACTATGATATAGACATTGAACCTCAACCATTTACTATGGATGAATATAAAGAGCCGGTTGGTCTAGTAGAAGAAATCTTAAGTACTGGTATAGAAATACAGATTCCTCATGCAAG
- a CDS encoding addiction module protein, translated as MSPRTDNLFTMIESLPIDVKTELVEKILASIQPLQKEIDEKWIKIAEERISQIELGNVQVIPGDEVFNEIKEKYSK; from the coding sequence ATGAGTCCTAGAACAGATAATTTATTTACAATGATTGAATCCCTACCAATAGATGTAAAAACTGAATTGGTTGAGAAAATACTTGCCAGCATCCAGCCCTTGCAAAAAGAAATAGATGAAAAATGGATAAAGATAGCTGAAGAAAGAATAAGTCAAATAGAATTAGGTAATGTTCAGGTTATTCCCGGAGATGAAGTTTTTAACGAAATCAAGGAGAAGTATAGTAAATGA
- a CDS encoding DUF2442 domain-containing protein, translating into MYLAIIDVKPLSDYQLLLTFENGEKRIFDMKPYLDKGVFKELEDEEKFKSVRVSFDSIEWSNQADIDPEFLYEKSKTTKGVSPSSL; encoded by the coding sequence ATGTATTTAGCTATTATAGATGTAAAGCCTTTAAGTGATTATCAACTGTTGTTAACTTTTGAAAATGGAGAAAAGAGAATATTTGACATGAAGCCTTATCTAGACAAAGGGGTATTTAAAGAGCTAGAGGATGAGGAAAAATTTAAATCTGTTAGAGTGAGTTTTGATAGTATTGAATGGAGTAATCAAGCGGATATTGATCCGGAATTTTTGTATGAAAAAAGCAAAACCACAAAAGGGGTCAGTCCCTCATCACTTTAA
- a CDS encoding AbrB/MazE/SpoVT family DNA-binding domain-containing protein produces the protein MYTTIQKWGNSQAVRLPKAILEMAQLNENDRVELKVQEGNLIIIPVKKHKTLQERIAEYKGDYKCGEWDTGEPTGNEVL, from the coding sequence GTGTATACCACAATCCAAAAATGGGGAAATAGTCAGGCAGTAAGGCTTCCAAAGGCTATCCTTGAAATGGCTCAACTTAATGAAAATGACAGGGTAGAACTCAAAGTTCAAGAAGGAAATCTGATCATTATTCCGGTTAAAAAACATAAAACCCTTCAAGAAAGGATTGCTGAATATAAAGGGGATTATAAATGTGGTGAATGGGATACTGGGGAACCAACTGGCAATGAGGTGTTATAA
- the hepT gene encoding type VII toxin-antitoxin system HepT family RNase toxin, with protein sequence MPIDRLLVKQRLALISEYMVELKALAKLSREEFMDKRTAASVESFLRRSLEAIFDIGRHILAKSGGVNMAHEYKSIAQGLEKYAIISSKLKEQLIKMAGYRNRMVHLYYQISDEELYEIISDNLDDIEKFQEEILAYLKQNRE encoded by the coding sequence ATGCCTATAGATAGGTTGCTGGTAAAGCAGCGGCTGGCATTAATAAGTGAATATATGGTAGAATTAAAGGCACTTGCTAAGCTATCAAGAGAAGAATTTATGGATAAAAGAACAGCGGCCTCTGTCGAAAGTTTCTTACGCCGGTCTTTAGAAGCTATTTTTGATATAGGAAGGCATATTCTTGCAAAAAGCGGCGGCGTAAATATGGCACATGAGTATAAAAGCATAGCTCAGGGATTAGAAAAATACGCTATTATCTCGTCCAAATTAAAAGAACAGCTTATTAAAATGGCAGGTTATCGAAATAGGATGGTGCACTTGTATTACCAAATTTCAGATGAAGAACTATATGAAATTATCTCTGATAATCTGGATGACATTGAAAAATTTCAGGAAGAAATCTTGGCTTATTTGAAGCAAAATAGAGAATAG
- a CDS encoding magnesium chelatase domain-containing protein yields the protein MVATVKSFAIAGVDGYLVEVEVDTISGQPSISIVGLGDTAVKESRERLQSSLNSSEYEFPKMKVVINLAPSDIKKSGSHFDLAMAVGLLIQSKQLKTGCPEDFGFIGELSLDSKLRPCTGVLPMAIAAKNAGVKSLIVPKDNVHEAQLVKGLNIYGFETLQDVSLFLKGEIQYTPNAIETPSLSNFNSTLDFSDVHGQDAMIEYMVIAGTPGCGKSIQHV from the coding sequence ATGGTAGCTACCGTAAAAAGTTTTGCTATAGCTGGAGTAGATGGTTATTTGGTGGAAGTTGAAGTAGACACTATATCTGGACAGCCTAGCATTTCAATAGTTGGATTAGGGGACACCGCTGTAAAAGAATCCAGAGAACGGCTTCAATCTTCGCTTAATAGTTCGGAATATGAATTTCCAAAGATGAAGGTTGTTATTAATTTAGCTCCAAGTGACATCAAAAAAAGTGGTTCTCATTTTGATCTTGCCATGGCTGTCGGTTTGTTAATCCAATCCAAACAATTAAAGACAGGCTGTCCTGAGGATTTTGGATTTATTGGTGAGCTGTCTCTTGATTCTAAACTGAGACCCTGTACAGGGGTTTTGCCAATGGCAATAGCTGCAAAAAATGCAGGGGTGAAAAGCTTAATAGTTCCAAAGGATAATGTGCATGAAGCCCAATTAGTAAAGGGCCTAAACATTTATGGTTTCGAAACCTTACAAGACGTTTCATTATTTCTTAAAGGTGAAATCCAATACACTCCAAATGCAATAGAAACTCCTTCATTGTCAAATTTTAACAGTACCTTAGATTTTTCCGATGTGCACGGTCAGGATGCTATGATTGAATATATGGTTATAGCAGGAACACCAGGTTGTGGGAAATCAATACAGCATGTTTGA